In Pirellulaceae bacterium, the sequence TCGGATTCGCCATCAATGCGCCACCGAAGTGTCGCCACGATGCCATTCGACAGTTCGTCCTGAAGCGAAGCTGTGACGGTTACGGGCTCTGCTGACGTTGGTACGGGCGGGGAGTGAGATACGTCCCAAATTAACGGGGCAATGTTGTCTTGCGCGGTCGAGTTCCTGGCACCCGGCGTTCCGCCATCGGGCGTACTCGAGGTCCAGTTTTGCGCGGCCGAATTGATCTGATTGAGATTGATCAATTCCAAGGATTTATTGCCTCCGCTATGGCCTGCCTGCCAGATCCAGCCCGTGTGCCCGCGGTCTTCGGAACCTTTGCGCCGCACCGACCAGTCGCCCTCATCCGCATAGCTGATGCTGTCGACGCGATTGCCAAGCTGATCAGTGAGTTCAAGCTTTTCACCATTGTTGCTGAGCGTGCCGGTCCATCCGCCAACGACCGTTTGCACATCGGGGTACTTCGTTTGGAACGATTCAACATTCGCAGCTACGACGAGGTAACCTCCTGATTCGATCGACACCTCGGGTAATGTGAATTGCACACCGCGCGTAAATTGCCAGCCACCTACGTTGACGCTTTCGAATCCGCGATTGTGTAATTCGATGAATTCTTCTGCTGTATTCTCTGCGTCCAGTAGGTCAGTACGTGGCAAATCGTACATGATCTCGCTGATCACGACGGCGCGAGAAGGATCCGAAATCGGTGGGACTGAATTCACGAGTCCCGGTGTGGGGCTAGTGAAAAAACCTTGTTGACTCAAGTCCTCTGACAGACCAAAAGAGATGTCGTCACTTTGAGCTGTATAGGATGCCCCATAGTCGAACTCGACGGTCACACCATCCGGTTGGACTAAGGCCAAATATTCACCGCTAGAGCTCAACTTAAAATTTGTGTGAAGTCTATCCTGGCTCGCGGTCTGATCTTCCCCAGATGCAAACACAACCAGATGATCATCTGGCGCTAGGGACACCACGGGAAATTGCCATTTGTCGAGGTTGTCCGCTGTGTCCGTCAGGTACCAGTTTGTTAAGTCGGCCGTTTGCGAACCCGTGTTCCGAAGCTCGATCCAGTCCGAATAGTTGCCCTGGTTGTCGGGCACTGTCGATTCGTTTGCCGCCATGAACTCACTGATGACAACGGCCAATAATTGGCGCGCTTCAAGGTTTTCCAGCGAGAGCTTGGACTGACGGTGACGTTTTTTTCTTTTTATGGCGCCTGAACCATAGGCGCTTAGCGAACCTCTAGATCGACTCATCCGATACCCCAATCGCCTCTAAAACTAAGGGTGATCTTTCGCCTATCGGGGGCGCGACAAAGCGTCGCTGCGTTTCACTTTTGAAGAGCGCACTATCTGCATCGTCGCCTCTGTTCCCTACGTTCCGATAGTTCCCATTTTACGGCATTCGAGCATAGAAGCGGGAAAAGATGTGGAAAGTACTCAAATTGGTTGCGCCGGAATCGGTCTGGCTAGTCGGTATGGGGGGCAGGTAAAGCGTTGGCTACTGTATCAGCGTAATGATAACAGAGCTTGTCGCGCTTGAGCGACCTGCGTTTCCGCCCAACTTTCGCCCGCATACAGGTTGATGATTCCCTGATAGATGTCTCTTGCAAAATCTGAATTGGTTTTTTGAATTTGCTTGGCGTGCTGCATTTGCCTTGTGATTAAGGCGAGTTGGGCTTCACGTTGTTGTTTGAGTTCACGTTCTTGAATTGCTGATCTGCGTTTAATGAGATTTAAGCAAGCTTGTTCTTCTGGACTTAGTTTCTCCTTACCTTGGTAAAGCATCAGAATCGACTGCAAGTCACGGGTTGAACCGGCAAGATCGGTTTCTGCCCGTCGGACGGCCGCAACATACAACTGCTGAACGGCTGATTGGGAGGATTTACCGCGTCTCGCTTGCAATTCCAGACGGCGCTGTAGTCGGTCGACTTCGATCATCTCCTTGATTTCATCAACGTTGCTCGAGCGCGAGTCGTTTGGATAGAGTTCGAGAAACTGTTTGACCTCCCGTTCAACGGCCAAGAACCAGCGTTTGTCGTCAAAATCTTCCTGTTCCATGATTTTTTGATAAAGACTGTTGGCGGTCGGTGGTTGCCGCCATTGTTCCACCGCGAAATAGATGGTGGTAGCGACAAATGCGAGTGCGACGAGCATTCCGAGTGTTTGCCAGAAAACAACGGACTGGCCACTTTCCTTAGATGCTTCAACTCGCGTGAAGTGAGTGTCGCCTCCGCTCGAAGGCCGATCGGTCGTTACGTGAGTCCGTTCGGATTCCGCCTTGAGATCGTTGGGGAGTTGAATGGTGGGACGATCGGAAATCTGAGCTTCGTGTTCTTCTTCGAGTTGCTCAATTTGAAAGACATCTGTGTCGGCGGAGGCGCTTGCGTCTTCGTCGCTGTGTACCGAGAGAGCATGTTCCATTGCTTTCAGGCGATGGGACACCGCCAGCGCTGTGGGAATTCGACCTTCCGGCCGTTTTTCCAACAGTTGTTCGATCAAATGTTCCATTTCGACGGGAACGTCGTTGATTAAGCGACAGACAGGCGTGGGCGCATCAAAGCGAACTTTGTGGACGACTTCGGCAATCGATTGTCCGGAGAAGGGCGGCTTGCCGACCAAGAGGGCATACATCACGGAGCCTAGGCTATACAGATCGGTACGCGGGCCGACCGGCTTGCCTTCGCCTTGTTCGGGAGCCATATAATCGGCGGTGCCCATCACGCTCCCAGTTGTCAATTGATTCGATCCAAAAAGCTTCGCGATCCCAAAATCAAACAGTTTGATTTGGTCGTCTGTGGTCAAGAGGAGATTAGCTGGTTTGAGATCTCGATGGATGATGCCGTGGTCATGGGCGTGTTTCAGGGCAGCACAGATCTCGATTGCAATTCGGCTTACTTCACGCCAAGTGAATCGACGTCCTCGTCGCAGTTCTTCTTGAAGGCTGTTCCCCTCCACCAGCTCCATGACGTAGAACAAATGTCCATCTTGCTCGCCAAAACCGGTGAGTCGAACAATGTTTGGATGCTGAAGCTTTTTCAGCGATTCAATTTCGGCGGCGAACCGTTCGCGAAAACTCTCATCGCCGGCCAAGGCGGGGGACAACACCTTGATCGCCGCGAGTTCTCCGGTCGTTTGCTCCTGGGCTGCATAGACCGTTCCCATTCCCCCACGACCGACAATGCGTTGAAGCCGATAGGGTCCAAGTTTTCGGTTGAGGTTGGGATCTTCCATTCGTCAGATATTCAATCAATTGCATGCGGGGCTTAAATGATAACAAACGTTGTCATGATGAAGACAGCTGTCAGCCATCACAGCGAGCTAATTGTACTCGCCAAGTGCGAATGAGTTGAATTTCAGCTGGTTTTTTGGACCGTCTTTTCGCGATCTGGATCGATCTGCTGGTACGAGAGCTCGGATGTGCCGCTTGGATTGATATGATTTGCTGCTTGGTTGGCATGGGAGCTGCGTTCCTCAGACACGTCAAGTTGTGATCAAGGGAGTGGTTGTGATCAAGGGAGTGTTGGTTTAGCAGCGAAGCGAAGGCGACAGTTGGGTTCGTCGTCGAGCAATTGGTAAAATAGTGCGGGGCCAAATTCCCATGGGTGTCTAATGAGTTACGATGATCCAAGCCGTTTTGAAATCGGAATTCCAGCTGTTCCGGTTGTGCGTGTTTTACTCGCTTAAATGGGATTGAATGGGTTTCGCCCCTTGCAGTGGGCAAGGCAGGGTGGAAGTCGTGGTCGATTCGCTCAAATCCGTTTTGTTTGTTAAGACCGTTGTTTTGCCGGGGCAATTTGCACTTATCCTGCCGAACAGGTTTGTTTACGCATTGACCAAGGTTCATTTTATCAGATATGCAGAATACGTCCGCATCCGTCGGATGACGTCGTGATCGTGTTACTTGATTTGTGCCGGATGTATCAGCAAATTTAATCGCCCAGGGGCTCGTTGGAGTCTGGGGTGCGGAGACGAGAACTATGGCGAAATTCCGTGGGCAAGCAATCGCATCGAGTCTTTTTGCTATTTGTGCGCTCAGCAGCGTCACGGGCGCTCAGACTGAGGAGCCCAACGTTGGGAGGGTGAAATCTCGAACGACTTTTAAGCTGCCTACGGACGATCCGACCACCGCGAGCGAGCATCCCCTCAAAACTTTGGTGCGTCAGGCTGAAATTGCTTATCGCGACATGCGTCGTGAAGTGCGTGACTATTCGTGCATTATGGTTCGTCGTGAGCGAGTGGATGGGCGGCTTGGTAAGCATGAGTTCATCTATGCGAAGGTTCGCAACAGGCAAATCGCTGATGGAAAGGTAGAGGTTCCCTTTGGCGTGTACTTAAAGTTCCTCAAACCTAAGTCGATTGCGGGTCGCGAGGTGCTCTACGTCGAAGGTCAGAACGACGGGAAGATGTTTGTCCGGCGTGGAGGAACTCGATTTGCCTTTGTGACAACTCGGCTTGATCCGAATAGCGAGTTGGCGATGAGGGAAAATCGATATCCGATAACGGAATTTGGCATTGAGAATCTGCTCCTTCGTCTTATTCAAAGAGCACGCACTCAGTTGGCGGCCGGGGCAGATTGCGAGGTTCGGTATTTGGATGATGTCACAGTGAATGGTCGTACCGCAACCGGCATCGTCATTAAGCCGAATTCATCCCATGATGAGATGGGTTTTTACGAAGCTCGTGTATTCGTCGACAATGACTGGAACATTCCAGTTCATTACGAAGCGTATGCTCCGCCAGCGGAGGGTTCTGATCGACCTCGCTTGCTAGAACAGTACACCTACACGAAGCTGCGGCTCAATGTTGGCTATACCGATGCCGACTTTGCCGAAGATAATCCCAACTACCAAGTCAAATAAGCAGCCGCTCGGACCCCCGTTGCCGCTCGATCACCAATCAGTTTTGAAGCTGATCGTCGCCATTCCGAATTCTGCGTGCGTTCAAGCAACTTTCCGCAGTTGATCTTGAAAACCGACCTTGCGTGAAATTGCAAAGGGCCGATTGCCCTGACGGTTATAGTAAATTCGGGCGCTGACTTCTCCCAGTAATCCCAGACTGATGAGTTGTACGCTTGCCAGCCACAAGAAGACACCCATCAACAGGAGTGGGTTGCCCGTCATGTCAACCTGTTGGAAAAACTTCATGCCAACCACGCTGGCCAGCGCGGCGCTCCCCAACAGCATGCAGCCGACCGCGAATCGACCAAAAAGTTTCATTGGATTCGAGAAATAATCCTGCATGTAACGTACGGTGCACAGATCCAAGAGAACTTGCAGTGTGCGAGAGATGCCGTATTTGCTCTTGCCATGTTTTCGGGCTCGATGGTTCGTTACCATTTCCAGGCAGCGAGCTCCTCGCTCAGCGGCCAGAATCGGAATGAAGCGATGCATCTGTCCATAGAGTTCTAGTTCGTCGGCGATCTCGCGCCGAATCGCTTTGAGCGTGCAGCCCAGGTCATGGATCTGTTGTCCGGTCGACCAAGAAATTAATCGGTTTGCCAGTTTCGATGGAAGCTTGCGACTGAGCCATGCATCTTGCCGATTCTTTCGCCAGCCGTGGATCAAATCAAATCCGTCGTCGATTTTTTCGAGCATGGCGGGAATATCGCGAGGATCATTCTGGAGGTCACCATCGAGTGTGACAATGACATCTCCACACGCAGACTCCATGCCGGCTTGCATAGCAGCCGTTTGCCCATAATTGCGTCGAAATCGAACGACCCGAATGTGAGGATCCATATTCGCGATCTCAATCAGTCGATCTTGGCTGCCGTCCGTCGAACCATCGTCCACATAAATGACCTCATACGATTGTTTCGTCCGCTGCATGACCGCACGGATTTCTGCCTGTAAAAGGTCGAGGTTTTCGAGTTCATTATAAATGGGGATCACGAGTGAGACGTTCATGCACATTCCTTTGGTCCCGTATGGTTGTTGGGACAACGCGTCTTGATTGAGTGAGGGAGGCTCTTTTGTATCACCGCAGGGGGCATCGGTAATTTCAACATTAAATCCAGCAGCAAGAGATTGCCGCGATTGTAGACATGGCGAGAACTGCGGCTGCCTAAATCTTCTAACACACTTCGAAGTACTGTTGGATACTTGGTGATTACGGAGTGTCGAGTTAATCGAGACTGATGGATCTGGTCAAGAAACCTCGCCATCTCCTGACTCAAATTGCCAGAACCCATAATCACATAGGCTTGAATGAGTTCTCGTAATTCGTCTTCCAGCCATTGATCGTCCGCCGTTGAAGCGTCATTCGGTTCGGTGAGCGGGGCCGATTCGGTGAGCGGGGCAGCGAGCCTGATGATTGATTCCAGTTCGGTTGTCAGCTTCAAAATCTCATCTGACTCGATCGTTTTCTGCCTTTGTTGTCGCTGTCTCAAATGCCAGTTCTCGGCCCGCAAGCGACCGTGTTCTGCAGCGCGCGCGATCTGCCAAATTAACTCACGTGGAATTGATGTTTGCACGGCGACAAACCCATCGGCACCGGACTCGTAACAGTGAGTTGCCACGGTGCTGTCCGTTTCCTCACCAAGGAGAATGACGGCCTGATGGTCATGAGAGCCGGCACGAATGGCATCGATCAGTGATTGGCAATCACGCGAATCGGCGTCCGTATCCAGCAGGACGGCGTCGAAAGTTTCTTCGCGAAGTTTTTCCAGGGCGAGTGTCAGGCTGGGGGTTTCGGTGAGAATCACATCGCAAATTTGCTCGGTCGCAAGGGCCTCATTGAGCCAGTTGCGCGGGCTCTGCGGACCCGGAACATACAAGACCTGAAGTCGCGTTGGGAGCGAACCGATCCGTGCGAGCGAGGCTGTTGAGCCAGAAACGAGATTGACCATAAAAGCGCCTTGTTCGCAAAAAAACTGTCTGCCGAGCGTTTTGCCTGCTAGCTCCCTCCCCATTTTTTCTGATCGCGCCCACTTTTATCGTGACCCTGGTTTTGCGTCAACGCAAATCTCCACACCCTCGCATACTTACTGTTCTCGCTCGGGTCGCGTACGATGTGGGCGTTGGCCTTGGCAGTAAGATTCAAATTCAACGGGCTTTCGGCAAACCGCGAACCGATCCGAGCATGCAAGCAAGGCTGGCACTGACCATCTCGAAAGGGAATTGAAATGAAGATCATCTACCTCGATTGTGCTAGCGGAATTAGTGGGGATATGATGCTGGGCGCGTTGGTCGATGCGGGAGTCGATCTGGCTGCGATACAAGCGGGAGTGGATTCCTTGGGGTTGCCCAGTTGTCAATTACAGCGCGAGGAAGTCAAACGGCATGCGTTCCGAGCGTCCCACATCCAAGTCGTTCACGAACCGGAACACGCCCATCGGCATCTGCATCACATCACGGAAATGATCGACGGGAGTTCGCTGAGTGATGCTGCACGAGAGTTAGCAACACGAATCTTCACTCGCCTAGGGGAAGCAGAAGCGAAGGTTCATGGCAGCACGCTCGAGAAAGTGCATTTTCACGAAGTCGGAGCGGTTGATTCGATCGCGGATATCGTGGGTGCTGCGATCGGTCTTTCTATGATTGGGGCGGATAGGATCGTTTGTTCACCGATTCCTACGGGAACCGGCTTTATCGAGATTGCTCATGGGCGCTGCAGTTTGCCAGCGCCTGCAACGGCTGAACTACTCCGGGGTATCCCGTTGGTCGAGTTGGATCTGCCGTTCGAATTAACGACTCCAACTGGTGCTGCGATTGTCGCCAGCACGGCGACTTCATTCGGGGGTTTACCCGAGATGTCAATTGAATCGATCGGCTACGGTGCAGGCAGTCGTGACCTGAAGTCTCAAGCGAATCTGTTGCGAATGATTGTTGGGCAGCCATCGACTCTTACCCCTCGCGACCGTATCGTTGTGTTAGAAACCAATTTGGATGATGTCACTGGTGAGACCCTTGGATATTGCACGCAACGGCTGATGGAAGCCGGTGCACTTGATGTGTTTACGACAGCGATTCAGATGAAAAAGAATCGGCCAGGCACGCAGCTTTCCGTGCTCTGTGCTGCCGAGCAGGTTGTCGAATTGGAAGCGATTGTTTTTCGAGAGACCAGGACGCTTGGGATTCGACGTTGGCAGGCTGATCGCCATTTATTGGAGCGTGAACGGTATGACCTGCAGACGCCATTTGGACCGATTCGAGGCAAGAAAATCACCTTCCCAGACGGATCTGTTTGTTTTTCACCCGAATTTGACGACTGCCAGCGAATTGCCCGCGAAAAGCAGATTCCGCTTCAGCAAGTATTGGACGTCGCCAAGCAGGCACAGATGGGGTAACCTATAGGCCTAAATTATTCGCCGATTCTTCCGGAATCGCACGGTGTAGTTTGGCGATGCACATCTCTTGCCACAAAACTTTATTGCCACAAAACTTTATTGCCACAAAGCGAGCCAGGATGGCAAAGTTGATGACCCACCGAATTAATGTCGATCGATGACGCGGCTAAGTGTCGCGTC encodes:
- a CDS encoding serine/threonine-protein kinase, giving the protein MEDPNLNRKLGPYRLQRIVGRGGMGTVYAAQEQTTGELAAIKVLSPALAGDESFRERFAAEIESLKKLQHPNIVRLTGFGEQDGHLFYVMELVEGNSLQEELRRGRRFTWREVSRIAIEICAALKHAHDHGIIHRDLKPANLLLTTDDQIKLFDFGIAKLFGSNQLTTGSVMGTADYMAPEQGEGKPVGPRTDLYSLGSVMYALLVGKPPFSGQSIAEVVHKVRFDAPTPVCRLINDVPVEMEHLIEQLLEKRPEGRIPTALAVSHRLKAMEHALSVHSDEDASASADTDVFQIEQLEEEHEAQISDRPTIQLPNDLKAESERTHVTTDRPSSGGDTHFTRVEASKESGQSVVFWQTLGMLVALAFVATTIYFAVEQWRQPPTANSLYQKIMEQEDFDDKRWFLAVEREVKQFLELYPNDSRSSNVDEIKEMIEVDRLQRRLELQARRGKSSQSAVQQLYVAAVRRAETDLAGSTRDLQSILMLYQGKEKLSPEEQACLNLIKRRSAIQERELKQQREAQLALITRQMQHAKQIQKTNSDFARDIYQGIINLYAGESWAETQVAQARQALLSLR
- a CDS encoding DUF1571 domain-containing protein, translated to MAKFRGQAIASSLFAICALSSVTGAQTEEPNVGRVKSRTTFKLPTDDPTTASEHPLKTLVRQAEIAYRDMRREVRDYSCIMVRRERVDGRLGKHEFIYAKVRNRQIADGKVEVPFGVYLKFLKPKSIAGREVLYVEGQNDGKMFVRRGGTRFAFVTTRLDPNSELAMRENRYPITEFGIENLLLRLIQRARTQLAAGADCEVRYLDDVTVNGRTATGIVIKPNSSHDEMGFYEARVFVDNDWNIPVHYEAYAPPAEGSDRPRLLEQYTYTKLRLNVGYTDADFAEDNPNYQVK
- a CDS encoding glycosyltransferase family 2 protein, producing MNVSLVIPIYNELENLDLLQAEIRAVMQRTKQSYEVIYVDDGSTDGSQDRLIEIANMDPHIRVVRFRRNYGQTAAMQAGMESACGDVIVTLDGDLQNDPRDIPAMLEKIDDGFDLIHGWRKNRQDAWLSRKLPSKLANRLISWSTGQQIHDLGCTLKAIRREIADELELYGQMHRFIPILAAERGARCLEMVTNHRARKHGKSKYGISRTLQVLLDLCTVRYMQDYFSNPMKLFGRFAVGCMLLGSAALASVVGMKFFQQVDMTGNPLLLMGVFLWLASVQLISLGLLGEVSARIYYNRQGNRPFAISRKVGFQDQLRKVA
- the larC gene encoding nickel pincer cofactor biosynthesis protein LarC, encoding MKIIYLDCASGISGDMMLGALVDAGVDLAAIQAGVDSLGLPSCQLQREEVKRHAFRASHIQVVHEPEHAHRHLHHITEMIDGSSLSDAARELATRIFTRLGEAEAKVHGSTLEKVHFHEVGAVDSIADIVGAAIGLSMIGADRIVCSPIPTGTGFIEIAHGRCSLPAPATAELLRGIPLVELDLPFELTTPTGAAIVASTATSFGGLPEMSIESIGYGAGSRDLKSQANLLRMIVGQPSTLTPRDRIVVLETNLDDVTGETLGYCTQRLMEAGALDVFTTAIQMKKNRPGTQLSVLCAAEQVVELEAIVFRETRTLGIRRWQADRHLLERERYDLQTPFGPIRGKKITFPDGSVCFSPEFDDCQRIAREKQIPLQQVLDVAKQAQMG